A genomic stretch from Ovis canadensis isolate MfBH-ARS-UI-01 breed Bighorn chromosome 5, ARS-UI_OviCan_v2, whole genome shotgun sequence includes:
- the CERS4 gene encoding ceramide synthase 4 — protein MWSSLNDWLWDERFWLPPNISWAQLEDRDGLVFPHPQDTLMAVPLALALVVVRFTFERFVGLPLSRWLGVRNQIRRPAKPNATLEKHFLMKGRKPTEPQMNLLAMQCGLTLRQTQCWFRRRRNQDRPCLTKKFCEASWRFAFYLCSFISGTVVLYHESWLWTPVTCWENYPHQPLKPGLYHWYLLELSFYISLLMTLPFDTKRKDFTEQVIHHFVTIILISFSYSLNLLRIGSLVLLLHDSSDYLLEASKLFNYTHWRRLCDTLFIIFSLVFFYTRLVLFPTRILYTTYFESTVNLGTFFGYYFLNTLLMILQLLHVFWSCLILRMIYSFIKKGQMEKDVRSDVEELDSSDGEAAEECPQMKNGAAQRPGAAPTDGPRSRAAGRMANGHTPAT, from the exons ATGTGGTCCAGCCTGAACGACTGGCTGTGGGACGAGAGGTTCTGGCTACCCCCCAACATCTCATGGGCTCAACTGGAGGACCGCGATGGCCtggtcttcccccacccccaggatacACTGATGGCTGTGCCCCTGGCACTGGCCCTGGTGGTCGTTCGCTTCACCTTCGAGAG ATTCGTCGGCCTGCCCCTGAGCCGGTGGCTGGGCGTGCGGAACCAGATCAGGAGGCCAGCAAAGCCCAATGCCACGCTGGAGAAGCACTTCCTAATGAAAGGGCGGAAACCCACGGAG CCCCAGATGAACCTCCTGGCCATGCAGTGTGGCCTCACGCTGCGGCAGACTCAGTGCTGGTTCCGGAGACGCCGGAACCAGGACCGGCCCTGCCTGACCAAGAAGTTCTGTGAGGCCAG CTGGAGGTTTGCCTTCTATCTGTGCTCCTTCATCAGTGGAACCGTGGTTCTTTATCAC GAGTCGTGGCTGTGGACGCCGGTCACATGCTGGGAAAATTACCCACATCAG CCCCTGAAGCCAGGCCTGTACCACTGGTACCTCTTGGAGCTGAGTTTCTACATCTCTCTGCTGATGACACTGCCCTTTGACACCAAGCGCAAG GACTTCACGGAGCAGGTGATTCATCACTTCGTGACCATCATCCTGATCAGCTTCTCCTACAGCTTGAACCTGCTGCGCATCGGCTCTCTGGTGCTGCTGCTACACGACTCCTCCGATTACCTGCTGGAG GCCAGTAAATTGTTCAACTACACACACTGGCGGCGCCTGTGCGACACTCTGTTCATCATCTTCTCGCTGGTTTTCTTCTACACTCGCCTCGTGCTCTTCCCCACCCG gATCCTCTATACCACTTACTTCGAGTCCACTGTCAACTTGGGCACCTTCTTCGGCTACTACTTCTTAAACACACTTCTGATGATTCTGCAGCTGCTGCATGTGTTCTGGTCTTGCCTCATCCTTCGCATGATCTACAGTTTCATAAAGAAAGGCCAG aTGGAGAAGGATGTTCGCAGTGACGTGGAGGAGTTAGACTCCAGTGATGGGGAGGCAGCCGAGGAGTGTCCTCAGATGAAGAATGGGGCGGCACAGCGGCCCGGAGCAGCCCCCACTGACGGCCCTCGGAGCCGGGCAGCCGGTCGCATGGCCAACGGGCACACACCAGCCACGTAG